CGATCTGCTCGCAGATCTCGGCGGAGGAGCTGACGGCGGTGGCCAACCGCATCCAGTCGGACACCTTCCGCTCGGTGGAGACCTATCTCATCGTGGCCGCGGCGTACCTGGCCATGTCGCTGGTGATGCGCGGCGCGCTCTGGCTGGTGGCTATGGTCGCCTTCCCGCGCCGCCGGCGCCTGGGCACCCCCCTTTAAAAGCCGCAGGCACGCACCATGGGCTTTCTCAACGCATCGCACCTTCAATTCCTGTTCGACGGCCTGCTGTGGACCGTGGGGCTTTCGCTGCTGGCGTTCGCTGGCGGCGGGCTGCTCGGCTTTGCCGTGGCGCTGGGCAGCTCGTACGGGCCGCGCTGGTCGCGCGTGGCCGTGTCCCTCTACATCAAGCTGATCCAGGGCACGCCGCTCTTGGTGCTGCTGCCGCTGGCGTATTTCGGCCTGCCCTCGCTCGGGTTGAACGTGGCGCCGCTCACGGCGGCGGCGCTGGCGCTGTCGATCTACGTGTCGGCCTACCTGGGCGAGATCTGGCGTGGCTGCATCGAGTCGGTGCCGCGCACGCAGGCCGAGGCCGCGGAATGCCTGGCCCTGCGCTGGCACCAGCGCGTGTGGCACGTCATCCTGCCGCAGGCCGTGAAGATCGCCACGCCGCCCACCGTGGGCTTCATGGTGCAGATCGTCAAGAACACCTCGCTGGCCTCGGCCATCGGCTTCGTGGAACTGGCGCGGGCGGGCCAGATCATCAACAACTCCACCTTCGAGCCGTTCGTGATCTTCGTGATCGTGGCGGCCCTGTATTTCTCCCTGTGTTACCCGCTGTCGGTGCTGAGCCGTCGCCTGGAGAGGAGCTTTCATGTCGCCCATCGTTGAGATCGAGAACATCTCCAAGTGCTTCGGCGCCACCCGCGTGCTGGAGGGCGTGTCGTTCACGGTGAACAAGGGCTCGGTGGTCGCCATCATCGGCCAGAGCGGGTCGGGCAAGAGCACGGCGCTGCGCTGCATCGACCGGCTGGAGACGGTGGATGCCGGCCGCATCCGCGTGTGCGGCCACGAGGTGACCGCGCCCGGGCTCAACCTGCACCAGCTGCGCCGCGACGTGGGCATCGTGTTCCAGAGCTACAACCTGTTTCCGCACCTCACCGTGCTGGAGAACATCATGCTGGCCCCGCGCCTGGTGCAAAAGGCCGCCAAGGCCGAGGTGCGCGAGCGTGCCCAGGCCGTGCTGGCGCAGGTGGGCCTGTCCGACAAGGCCGACTGCTACCCCTCGCAGTTGTCGGGCGGCCAGCAGCAGCGCGTGGCCATCGCCCGGTCGCTGGCCATGCAGCCGCAGCTGATGCTGTTCGACGAGGTGACCTCGGCGCTGGACCCGCAACTGACCGGCGAGGTGCTGCGCGTGATGGAAAAGCTGGCCGAAGGCGGCATGACCATGATCCTCGTCACGCACGAGATGGGCTTTGCGCGCAAGGTGGCCGACGAGGTCATCTTCATGCACCGGGGCCGCGTGTGGGAGCGCGGTCCGGCCTCGATCCTCGATGCGCCAGCCACCACCGAGCTGCGCGATTTCGTCGGCAACGGCCTGTAGCGCTGCCACGGTGATTCCCGAGCCCCGCACCAGACGGGGCCGACCCCAACCCTTCCTTTTCACACGGAGACAAAGCCCCATGACAACACCGCGTTCCTTCCTGCTGCGCACCCTGCTGGCCTCGGCCGCCCTGATGGCCTTCGGCGCCGGCAGCGCCCATGCCGATCTGCTCAAGGACATCCGCGAGGCCAAGAAGATCCGCATCGCCCTCGACACCGGATCGCCGCCCTACGGCTTCGTGGACGACGCGATGAAGCCCGTGGGCTCCGACGTGGAGACCGCGCAGCTGCTGGCGCAGGACCTGGGCGTGGCCCTGGAGATGGTGCAGACCACCAGCCCCAACCGCATCCCGTTCCTGCAGACGGGCAAGGCCGACATCGTGGTCGCCTCGCTGTCGGTCACACCCGAGCGCGAGAAGGTCATCGACTTTTCGGTGCCCTACGCGCAGATCCTCGCCGTGGTCGCCGCCCCCAAGGCCGCGGACATCAAGGGCTTCGAAGACCTGCAGGGCAAGCGCGTGGCCACCACGCGCGGCTCCAACAACGACAAGGTCGTCACGCAGGGCGCCAAGGGCGCGCAGATCGTGCGCTTCGACGACGACGCCACGCTGGTCACCGCCGCAGTGAGCGGGCAGGCGGACATCATCGCCACCTCGCCCGCCATCGTGAACACGGTCCTGGCGAAATCGCCGCAGAAGGACCTGGTGCAGAAGTTCGTCATGCAGAAGGTGCCGCTGGGCGTCGGCCTGCGCAAGAACGAGCCCGAGCTGAAGGCCTGGATCAACGACTGGATCACCAAGAACACCGAGAACGGCAAGCTCGTGGCGATCTACAAGAAGTACCACGGCGGCAACTGAGCCAGCAGCCCATTCCACCGACCCACCCACCCCTCTTTTTCCTGCATTGCGAGCCCCCCATGCTGACTGTCATCTGTGAAACCCCTGGCACCCTGCGCGCCGTGGAGCGCGAACGCCCCGTGCGCGGCGAGGGCGAAGTGCTGCTGCGCGTCAAGCGCGTGGGCGTGTGCGGCACCGACCTGCACATCTACACGGGCAACCAGCCGTTCCTGCAGTACCCGCGGGTGATGGGGCACGAACTGTCGGGCGTGGTGGAAGAGGCCGTGCCCGGCGGGCGGCTGGCGGTGGGCGACGTGGTCTATGTCATGCCCTACCTGTCGTGCGGCACCTGCGTGGCCTGCCGGCAGGGCAAGACCAATTGCTGCGTCAACATCCAGGTGCTGGGCGTGCACCGCGACGGCGCGTTCACCGAGGTGCTTTCGCTGCCCGAGGCCTTCGTGCACCGCGCCGAGGGCGCCACGCTGGATCAGGCCGCGATGATCGAGTTCCTCGCCATCGGCGCGCACGCCGTGCGCCGGGGCGACGTGCAGCCCGGCCAGCGCGTGCTGGTGGTGGGGGCCGGCCCGATCGGCATGGCCGCCATGATCTTCGCGAAGCTGCGCGGCGCCGAGGTGACGGCCATCGACGGCCGCCAGGACCGCGTGGCCTTTTGCCAGCGCGAGCTGGGCGTGGCCCATGCCGTGGCGCTGGGCGAGGGCGACGAGTCTCAGCTGTCCGCCGCCACGGGCGGCGAGTTCTACGACCAGGTGTTCGATGCCACGGGCAATGCCAAGGCCATCGAGCGCGGCTTCGGCTTCGTGGCGCACGGCGGCAAGTACGTGCTGATCTCGGTGGTGCGCGACACCATCACCTTCTCCGACCCCGAATTCCACAAGCGCGAGACCACGCTGCTGGGCAGCCGCAACGCCACCACCGAAGACTTCGAGACCGTGCTGGCCGCCATGCGCGCGGGCCAGGTGCCCACGGCGGCGCTCAACACGCACCGCATGGCCCTGGCCGACGTACCGGCCGATTTCGCGCGGCTGCTGGACCCCGCCCAGGGCGTGGTCAAGGCCCTGGTGGAAGTCTGAGGAACGCGCGGCCATGGTCCAACCCATCCTCCAGTTCGGCACCAGCCGGTTCCTGCAGGCGCACGTCGATCTGTTCGTGTCCGAGGCGCTGGCGGGCGCTCCCGGCGCGGGCGATGCGCTGGGTGGCATCACCGTGGTGCAGACCACCGACCGCCCCGACGGCGCGGCCCGCATCGCGGCGCTGGCGCGCGGCGAGGGCTACCCCGTGCGCATCCGGGGTCTCGCCGGCGGCGAGCGCGTGGACCGCACCGTGCAATGCACGGCGGTGCGCGAGGCCTGGCAGGCCGCCACGCACTGGCCCGAGCTGCGCGCCGCCGTGGCAGGACCGGTGCGCGTGATCGTCTCCAACACCGCAGACCGCGGCTACCTGCTCGACGACCGCGACGGCCCCGCCGCGCTGCGCCCGGGCAGCGCGCCGCCGCACAGCTTTCCCGCCAAGCTGCTGGTGCTGCTGCACGGCCGCTGGCAGGCCGCGCCGCAGGCGCCCATCACGCTGCTGCCGTGCGAACTGGTCGAGCGCAACGGCGACGTGCTGCGCGATGTGGTCGTGGGCCTGGCACGCCAATGGGCGCTGCCGGCCGAATGCACCGACTGGCTCACGGCGCACTGCGTGTGGGGCAACTCGCTGGTGGACCGCATCGTGTCCGAGGCCATCGCGCCCGTGGGCGCGGTGGCCGAGCCCTATGCCGTCTGGGTGGTCGAGCGCCACCCGCGCCTCACGCTGCCGTGCAAGCACCCGGCCATCGTGCTCACCGACGACTTGGCGTTCTACGAGCGGCTCAAGCTGCTGCTGCTCAACGCCGGCCACACCTACCTGGCCGAGCGCTGGCAGCAGGAAGGCCGCGCCGCCGGCGAGACCGTGCGCGAGGCCATGGCCGATGCCGCGCTGCGCACCGGGCTGGAGGCGCTCTGGACCGAGGAGATCCTGCCCGTGTTCGGCGCCCTGGGCGCGCGGGCGCAGGCCGAGGCCTACCTCGTCGATGTGCGCGAGCGCTTCGAAAACCCGTTTCTGGACCACCGCATCGCCGACATCGCGCAGAACCACGCGCAAAAGAAGCAGCGCCGCTTCGGCCCCCTCGTGGCCCTGGCGGCCGAGCACGCCCCGCACCTGGCCCAGCCGCGCCTGAAGGTGGCCCTCGCCGCCGCCTGACCCTTTCATTCCCTGTTTGCCACCGCCCTGCCGCGCAGCCCCGACGATGAATACCGACCTGCAGTCCACTCCGCCCCTGGCCCTTCAGCTGGGCGCCGCCGACAACGTGGCCGTGGCGCGCCAGGCGCTGGAGGCCGGCACGCGCCTGACCATCGGCGGGCACGCCGTGCAGGTCCGCGAGCCCATCGCCTCGGGCCACAAGTTGGCGCTTGTGTCCATCCCGCGCGGCGCGGCCGTGCTCAAGTACGGCCAGGGCATCGGCGTCGCCACGGCCGACATCGCGGCCGGCGACCACGTGCACGTGCACAACGTGGGCATGGCGGAATCGAGCCACGGCCACAGCGCGGGCGTGGGCTACCGGCCCACGGGCGCGTTGCAAGAAACGCTGACCTTCGACGGCTTCGTGCGCGCCGACGGCCGCGTGGCCACGCGCAACTACCTGGGCGTGATCGCCAGCGTGAACTGCTCGGCCACCGTGTGCCGCCACATCGCCGACGCCTTCAAGGGCGAGGCGCTGGCCGCCTACCCGCAGGTGGACGGCGTGGTCGCCATCACCCACGGCAGCGGCTGCGGCATGGGTGGGAATGGCGAGGGGCTGGAACTGCTGCAGCGCACGCTGCGCGGCTACGCCAACCACCCCAACTTCGCCGGCGTGCTGGTCATTGGTCTGGGCTGCGAGGTCAACCAGATCGCGCCGCTGGTGGAGACGCTGACGGCGCGCGCGCCCGGCCTGTTCGCCACACTCACCATCCAGGACGAGGGCGGTACGCGCGAGACCATCGCACACGGCAAGGCCATCCTCGGTGACATGCTCGTCCAGGCCAACGCAGCGCGGCGCGAGCCGGTGCCGCTGCGGCACCTGGCGGTGGGCCTGCAGTGCGGCGGATCGGACGGCTACTCGGGCATCAGCGCCAACCCGGCGCTGGGCGCGGCGGTGGACCTGCTGGTGCGCCACGGCGGCATCGCCATCCTGTCGGAGACGCCCGAGATCTACGGGGCCGAGCACCTGCTCACGCACCGCGCCGCCACGCCCGAAGTCGCGGCCAAGCTGCTGGAGCGCATGGCCTGGTGGGAGCGCTACGCGGCGCTGCATGGCGGCGACCTGAACAACAACCCCTCGCCCGGCAACAAGGCCGGCGGCATCACCACCATCCTGGAGAAGTCGCTGGGCGCGGTCGCCAAGGCCGGCTCCACCGGGCTGATGGACGTGGTGGGCTACGCCGAGCCCGTTCGCACGCAGGGTCTGGTCTTCATGGACACGCCCGGCTACGACCCCGTGTCCGCGACCGGCCAGGTGGCCGGCGGCGCCAACCTGATCTGCTTCACCACCGGCCGGGGCTCCACCTACGGCTGCAAGCCCACGCCCTCGCTCAAGCTGGCCACCAACACGCCCATGTTCCAGCGCATGGCGCTCGACATGGACTTCGACTGCGGTGGCATCGTGGAGGGGCGCCAGAGCATCGCCGAGGCCGGCGAGGCGCTGTTTCGCCTCATGATCGCCACGGCCTCGGGGCAGCGTAGCAAGAGCGAGGACAACGGCCTGGGCGACAACGAATTCCTGCCCTGGCAGCTCGGGGCCGTGATGTGACGACGGACCGATGAACCCCTGAATGGACGACGCCCCGATGCAACCCGACTCCCTTGCGCTCGATGTTCTCACCGTGGGCGAGCCCATGGCGCTTTTCATGGCCACCGTCCCGGGCGAGCTGCACGCCGTGGCCGACTACCGCCGCGCGGCGGCCGGTGCCGAGCTGAACGTGGCCACCGGCCTGGCCCGGCTGGGACTGCGCACCGGCTACATCACGCGGCTGGGTGCGGATTCGTTCGGCCGCTTCCTGCAGGGCGAGATGGAGCGCGAGGGCATCGACCGCCGCCACGTCGCCACCGATGCCGCGCACCCCACGGGCTTCATGCTCAAGACGCGGGCCGAGGACGGCAGCGACCCGCAGATCGAATATTTCCGCAAAGGCTCGGCCGCGAGCCACCTGGGACTGGCCGATGCGCCGCAAGGCGCGTTCCCGGCCCGCCACCTGCACCTGACCGGCATCACGCCGGCGCTGTCGCTCAGCACGCGCGAATTGGCCTTTCACCTCGCACGGCAGGCGCGCGCGGCGGGCGCCACGATTTCGTTCGACCCCAACCTGCGTCCCCGGCTGTGGCCCTCGCCCGAGGCCATGGCCGAATGCATCAACGCCCTTGCGGCGCTGTGCGACACCGTGCTGCCGGGCCTGGGCGAAGGCCGCACCCTCACGGGGCGCGATACCGCCGAGGGCGTGGCCGACTTCTATCTCGCACAGGGCGCGCGGCAGGTGGTCGTGAAGCTCGGGCCGGAAGGCGCCTTCTACGCGCAGCAGGGCGGTGCGCGGGGCACCGCGCCCGGTCGCCCGGTGGCCCGCGTGGTGGACACGGTCGGCGCTGGCGACGGCTTCGCAGTGGGCGTGGTCAGCGGCCTGCTCGAAGGGCTGGACCTGGCCCGCGCCGCGGCGCGCGGCAACGCCATCGGCGCGCGGGTGGTGCAGTTTCCGGGCGACTCGGACGGGCTGCCCACGCGGCAGGAACTGGGCGACGGGGTCTGACGACACCCCTTGCGCGCAGCAGAGCATCCCGGCGCGAGGAAGGCGAAGAAGGCCACAAGCGGTTGCTATCAAAAGTATAGTTATACGCCCTAGTACTTATTGCGGTGAAGGCCTTTTCCAACGCACGACCTGTATGCGCCTTGCGCCGGACCGGCCACGCCAGTCCATCGGGAACCTCTCAAAACCCATCCGGTCCCTTGTTGATCGAGAATGCGTGCTCCATCCTTTGCCATGATCACTCCCCGTAGCGCCCTGAAGTTCGACCTGTTCGCTGAGGCCTCGCGCCAACACAAGAGAGATGAGGTGGGCGATCCGCTGCAGGTGATCGCGCGGCACATCGACTTCGCAGAACTGGCCCGGCTGGTGGATGCCTTGATCGAACGCGGGGGTGGCCGCCGGGGCGGTCGGCCCGCCTACCCCACCGAGGTGATGGTGCGCATCCTGGTGTTGAAGCGGCTGTACAACCTGTCCGATGAGCAGATGGAGTATCAGTTGCTGGACCGGGGGAGCTACCAGCGGTTTTGCCTGTTGCAGGATGCGATGAACGTGCCGGACCGCAACACGATCTGGCGCTTTGGCGAGCGCCTTGGCGTGGGCGGGGCAACGGCCTTGTTCCAGGGGGTGGATGCCCAACTGCAGCGCCACGGCTACATCGCCCGGGGCGGGCAAGCCATTGATGCCACGCTGGTGCCCGCGCCCCGACAGCACATCGGCCAGCAGGAGCGGCGAACGCTGGCACAAGGCGGGCAGCCGGACTGGAGCCAAGCGCGACGCAGGCAAAAGGATGTGGAGGCCACGCACACGAAGAAGCACGGCAAAAGCCACTTCGGCTACAAGCTCAGCGTGAGCGTGGACCTCAAGCACGGCTTCATCCGCCGCCTCGCCACGGGCACGGCCAGCGAGCACGACGGGCACCACTTCGATGAGGTGCTGGACATGCACAACACCGGGCGGGCAGTGCATGCGGACAAAGCCTACCCGAGCCGCCAAAGGTGCCAGATGCTGAAAGTGCTGGGATTCGTGGATGCGATGCAGCGCCGTGCGCAGGCGGGCCGACCACAGAGCGAATGCCAGAAGGGGCGCAACCAGCGCATCGCAAAGAAACGAGCCAAGGTGGAGCACGTGTTCGCCGGTATCCGCCACCTGGGGGGCAAGTTCGTGCGCACCATCGGACAGGCGCGCGCCACGGTGGGGATGACGATGATGGCCGCCTGCTACAACATGAAGCGACTGGCCTGGTTCCTGCATCGGGGCGTGGATGCTTTCTTCAAGCCCGCCACTGGCAAGGCACAAGTGCGCCTGCAAACGGTGAAAGCCTGAGCCACCGGGCCTGCAAGGCCCCTCATGCACCCAGGCGCAGACCGTTGCTGGGCCTCATCACGCTCAAACGGCTACTGGCGCCCACTCCTCCCTATTCGGATTCGTCAAACATGGGGTTGTGAGAGGCTCCCCATTCACTCCATTGAACGGGCGCCGCCGCCCCTTCACTGCTCCGTGTAGTGGTAGGTCAGCCCGCCATCCACCGAATGCGTGCCGCCGGTGATGTAGCCCGCGTCCTCGCTCGCCAGGAATGCCACCAGCCCCGCCACGTCCTCCGGCATGCCCAGCCGGCCCATCGGGATCTGCGCCTGCAGCGCCTTGAGCTTGGCCGGGTCGTTCAGCAGCTTTTCGTTGATGGGCGTGGCGATCGCGCCCGGCGCCACGTTGTTGATGCGGATCGACAGCGGCGCCAGTTCGCTGGCCAGGTTGCGTGCCAGCATGCGCAATGCGCCCTTGCTCGCGCAGTACGAGGCGAAGTGCGGGAACGCGATCTCTTCGTGCACCGAACTGATGTTCACCACGGCGCCACCACGCTGCAGCGCGTGGCGGTGGCGCACGAAGGCCTGGGTGGCGAAGAACAGGCCCTTCACGTTCGTGTCCATCACCAGGTCGTAGTCCTCTTCGGTCACGTCCCAGAAATCGGCATGGCGCTCCACGCCGGCGTTGTTGACCAAGATGTCCAGACCGCCCAGCGCCTCCACCGCGCGCTCGACCAGTTGGGCGGCCGCGCTGGCGGTGCCGATGTCGGCTGGCACGTAGACCGCGCGGCGGCCCAGCGCCTGGATCTGCTCGATGAGTTCGCGCGGGCCGCCATCGGGCTTGCGGCCGTTGAGCACGACGTCGGCGCCCTCGCGGGCGAAGCGCAACGCGATCGCGGCGCCGATGCCCTGGGTGCTGCCGGTGACGAGGGCGGTTTTCTGGGAAAGGCGTGGCATGGGGGAATGATCGGTAGAGAGTGAAGGAAAGGCCGGCCGGCGGGCGCCGGGCGATGTGCCATTTCATCCCCGTTGACCCGCCGGCCGTGTCAGCCAATGGCGCGAGGGGGCCCTGGCCTGGGGATGGGCACGCGCCGCCGACCCCTTACAAGAAGGGCCGCAACCAGCCGAGTCCCGTGCTGGTGACCCCGGGTACCGCGCCGCGCGCGGGCCGGTATTCGCAGCCGATCCAGCCTGGATAGCCCAGTTCGTCCAGCAACTGGAACAGGTAGGGGTAGTGGACCTCGCCCACATCCGGCTCGTGCCGCTCGGGCACGCCCGCGATCTGGATGTGGCCCACCCGGCCCGTGGGCACGTACTGGCGGATCTGGGTGGCCAGGTCGCCTTCGACGATCTGGCAGTGGTACAGGTCCATCTGCACCTGGACGTTCGGCGCGCCGATCTCGGCCAGCAGCGCATGGGCCTCGTCCTGGCGGTTCAAAAAGTAGCCGGGCATGTCCTGCCCGTTGATGGGTTCGATGAGGATCTGCAGCCCGTGCGGCGCGGCCATCGCAGCCGCCACGCGCAGATTGGCAACATACGTGGCTCGCGCCTCGCCCCGCGTGCGGCCGGCCGGCAGCAGCCCCGCCATCACGTGGATGCGCGGCGACTGCAGCGCTTGTGCGTAATCGATCGCCTGCACCATGCCGGCGCGAAACTCCGCCTCGCGCCCGGGCAGGCAGGCCGTGCCGCGCTCGCCCGCGTCCCACTGGACCGGTGGCGCGTTGAACAGCACCTGTTTGAGGCCATGGGCCTGCAGGCGCGCCGCCAGTTCGGCGGGCGGGTGGCCATAGGGAAAGAGAAATTCGACCCCACGAAAGCCGAAGCCGCGGCGAAACGGTCGAGGAAATCGAACTCCGGGTAGAGCAGGGACAGGTTGGCGGCAAAGCGGGGCATGCGAGACGGCTTTCGGGTGCGGGCGATGGCTGCGAGGGGGCTCGTCGAGAGATTTGAAAGCGCCGCTCACACGCCATCGTCACGTGCTGATTGGATTGGCTTTGTTGCACAAAGCGATGCAGCTCGCTGGTAGTCTGACCAGATGAGTGAAGGCAAGAAGATGCGGACCCGCTACCGCACGACAAACTGGGCACAGTACAACGCGGCATTGAAGGCCCGTGGATCGCTGACGATGTGGCTGGATAGGGGGATGCAGTGGCTGGCTGAGCCCAAAGGCAAACGCGGTCGCAACCAAACGTTCTCGGATGCCGCGATCCAGTTCTGTCTGAGCATCAAGTGCCTGTTTGGTCAGCCCCTTCGCCAAGCGCTTGGCATGGTCCAAAGCCTGCTCAAGCTGGCTGGGGTGAACTGGCCGGTCCCTGACTTCAGCACGGTCTGTCGGCGCCAAAAGGATCTGCAAGTCCAACTGAACTACCAGCCGAGGAGCTCACCGCTGCACCTGCTGGTGGACAGCACAGGCATTAAGTTCCTGGGAGAAGGTGAATGCAAGCGCAAAAGGCACGGGGCCGAATACCGGCGCGAATGGCGTAAGGTTCATTTGGGCATCGATGCTCAGACACTGGAGATCCGGGCCATCGAGGTCACCAGCAACGCCATTGGAGATGCGCCCATGCTGCCGCAGTTGCTGGCGCAAATTGAGGTCGATGAGCCCATCGCCAGTGTCAGTGTCAGTGCTGACGGAGCTTATGACACGCGGGCCTGTCTGGACACCATTGC
This region of Acidovorax sp. GBBC 1281 genomic DNA includes:
- a CDS encoding mannitol dehydrogenase family protein; protein product: MVQPILQFGTSRFLQAHVDLFVSEALAGAPGAGDALGGITVVQTTDRPDGAARIAALARGEGYPVRIRGLAGGERVDRTVQCTAVREAWQAATHWPELRAAVAGPVRVIVSNTADRGYLLDDRDGPAALRPGSAPPHSFPAKLLVLLHGRWQAAPQAPITLLPCELVERNGDVLRDVVVGLARQWALPAECTDWLTAHCVWGNSLVDRIVSEAIAPVGAVAEPYAVWVVERHPRLTLPCKHPAIVLTDDLAFYERLKLLLLNAGHTYLAERWQQEGRAAGETVREAMADAALRTGLEALWTEEILPVFGALGARAQAEAYLVDVRERFENPFLDHRIADIAQNHAQKKQRRFGPLVALAAEHAPHLAQPRLKVALAAA
- a CDS encoding amino acid ABC transporter permease; this translates as MGFLNASHLQFLFDGLLWTVGLSLLAFAGGGLLGFAVALGSSYGPRWSRVAVSLYIKLIQGTPLLVLLPLAYFGLPSLGLNVAPLTAAALALSIYVSAYLGEIWRGCIESVPRTQAEAAECLALRWHQRVWHVILPQAVKIATPPTVGFMVQIVKNTSLASAIGFVELARAGQIINNSTFEPFVIFVIVAALYFSLCYPLSVLSRRLERSFHVAHR
- a CDS encoding amino acid ABC transporter ATP-binding protein — translated: MSPIVEIENISKCFGATRVLEGVSFTVNKGSVVAIIGQSGSGKSTALRCIDRLETVDAGRIRVCGHEVTAPGLNLHQLRRDVGIVFQSYNLFPHLTVLENIMLAPRLVQKAAKAEVRERAQAVLAQVGLSDKADCYPSQLSGGQQQRVAIARSLAMQPQLMLFDEVTSALDPQLTGEVLRVMEKLAEGGMTMILVTHEMGFARKVADEVIFMHRGRVWERGPASILDAPATTELRDFVGNGL
- a CDS encoding transporter substrate-binding domain-containing protein — protein: MTTPRSFLLRTLLASAALMAFGAGSAHADLLKDIREAKKIRIALDTGSPPYGFVDDAMKPVGSDVETAQLLAQDLGVALEMVQTTSPNRIPFLQTGKADIVVASLSVTPEREKVIDFSVPYAQILAVVAAPKAADIKGFEDLQGKRVATTRGSNNDKVVTQGAKGAQIVRFDDDATLVTAAVSGQADIIATSPAIVNTVLAKSPQKDLVQKFVMQKVPLGVGLRKNEPELKAWINDWITKNTENGKLVAIYKKYHGGN
- a CDS encoding UxaA family hydrolase; the protein is MNTDLQSTPPLALQLGAADNVAVARQALEAGTRLTIGGHAVQVREPIASGHKLALVSIPRGAAVLKYGQGIGVATADIAAGDHVHVHNVGMAESSHGHSAGVGYRPTGALQETLTFDGFVRADGRVATRNYLGVIASVNCSATVCRHIADAFKGEALAAYPQVDGVVAITHGSGCGMGGNGEGLELLQRTLRGYANHPNFAGVLVIGLGCEVNQIAPLVETLTARAPGLFATLTIQDEGGTRETIAHGKAILGDMLVQANAARREPVPLRHLAVGLQCGGSDGYSGISANPALGAAVDLLVRHGGIAILSETPEIYGAEHLLTHRAATPEVAAKLLERMAWWERYAALHGGDLNNNPSPGNKAGGITTILEKSLGAVAKAGSTGLMDVVGYAEPVRTQGLVFMDTPGYDPVSATGQVAGGANLICFTTGRGSTYGCKPTPSLKLATNTPMFQRMALDMDFDCGGIVEGRQSIAEAGEALFRLMIATASGQRSKSEDNGLGDNEFLPWQLGAVM
- a CDS encoding zinc-binding alcohol dehydrogenase family protein → MLTVICETPGTLRAVERERPVRGEGEVLLRVKRVGVCGTDLHIYTGNQPFLQYPRVMGHELSGVVEEAVPGGRLAVGDVVYVMPYLSCGTCVACRQGKTNCCVNIQVLGVHRDGAFTEVLSLPEAFVHRAEGATLDQAAMIEFLAIGAHAVRRGDVQPGQRVLVVGAGPIGMAAMIFAKLRGAEVTAIDGRQDRVAFCQRELGVAHAVALGEGDESQLSAATGGEFYDQVFDATGNAKAIERGFGFVAHGGKYVLISVVRDTITFSDPEFHKRETTLLGSRNATTEDFETVLAAMRAGQVPTAALNTHRMALADVPADFARLLDPAQGVVKALVEV
- a CDS encoding IS5 family transposase, whose product is MTPRSALKFDLFAEASRQHKRDEVGDPLQVIARHIDFAELARLVDALIERGGGRRGGRPAYPTEVMVRILVLKRLYNLSDEQMEYQLLDRGSYQRFCLLQDAMNVPDRNTIWRFGERLGVGGATALFQGVDAQLQRHGYIARGGQAIDATLVPAPRQHIGQQERRTLAQGGQPDWSQARRRQKDVEATHTKKHGKSHFGYKLSVSVDLKHGFIRRLATGTASEHDGHHFDEVLDMHNTGRAVHADKAYPSRQRCQMLKVLGFVDAMQRRAQAGRPQSECQKGRNQRIAKKRAKVEHVFAGIRHLGGKFVRTIGQARATVGMTMMAACYNMKRLAWFLHRGVDAFFKPATGKAQVRLQTVKA
- a CDS encoding sugar kinase produces the protein MQPDSLALDVLTVGEPMALFMATVPGELHAVADYRRAAAGAELNVATGLARLGLRTGYITRLGADSFGRFLQGEMEREGIDRRHVATDAAHPTGFMLKTRAEDGSDPQIEYFRKGSAASHLGLADAPQGAFPARHLHLTGITPALSLSTRELAFHLARQARAAGATISFDPNLRPRLWPSPEAMAECINALAALCDTVLPGLGEGRTLTGRDTAEGVADFYLAQGARQVVVKLGPEGAFYAQQGGARGTAPGRPVARVVDTVGAGDGFAVGVVSGLLEGLDLARAAARGNAIGARVVQFPGDSDGLPTRQELGDGV
- a CDS encoding SDR family NAD(P)-dependent oxidoreductase, giving the protein MPRLSQKTALVTGSTQGIGAAIALRFAREGADVVLNGRKPDGGPRELIEQIQALGRRAVYVPADIGTASAAAQLVERAVEALGGLDILVNNAGVERHADFWDVTEEDYDLVMDTNVKGLFFATQAFVRHRHALQRGGAVVNISSVHEEIAFPHFASYCASKGALRMLARNLASELAPLSIRINNVAPGAIATPINEKLLNDPAKLKALQAQIPMGRLGMPEDVAGLVAFLASEDAGYITGGTHSVDGGLTYHYTEQ
- a CDS encoding IS5 family transposase; this translates as MSEGKKMRTRYRTTNWAQYNAALKARGSLTMWLDRGMQWLAEPKGKRGRNQTFSDAAIQFCLSIKCLFGQPLRQALGMVQSLLKLAGVNWPVPDFSTVCRRQKDLQVQLNYQPRSSPLHLLVDSTGIKFLGEGECKRKRHGAEYRREWRKVHLGIDAQTLEIRAIEVTSNAIGDAPMLPQLLAQIEVDEPIASVSVSADGAYDTRACLDTIARRGAQAVIPPRKNASFWKRASPGSASRNEAVRACRRLGWRIWKSWSGYHRRSLVETKMHCFKRLGERVMARTFERQVVELHVRVALLNRFSQLGRPETVAVAAVA